From one Gemmatimonadaceae bacterium genomic stretch:
- a CDS encoding DUF2279 domain-containing protein, with the protein MALLALTFPLAADKWFGADKMKHFFMSAFIQSMAYSSARAAGASHDGAFVSATAATVGLGIGREIYDGRVKKAFSYKDLVWDGAGLAAGIALVNKAQR; encoded by the coding sequence GTGGCTCTACTGGCGCTGACGTTCCCGCTCGCTGCCGACAAGTGGTTCGGCGCCGACAAGATGAAGCACTTCTTCATGTCGGCATTCATTCAGAGCATGGCGTACAGCTCCGCGCGTGCGGCCGGCGCGTCGCACGATGGGGCGTTCGTGTCGGCCACCGCGGCGACGGTGGGGCTCGGCATCGGTCGCGAGATCTATGACGGGCGCGTGAAAAAAGCGTTCAGCTACAAGGACCTGGTGTGGGACGGCGCGGGGCTCGCCGCGGGAATCGCGCTGGTAAACAAAGCGCAGAGGTGA
- a CDS encoding enoyl-CoA hydratase-related protein produces MTYQYLTFEVAERIATVTINRPDKLNALNSATLGELSHAIDDIRIRDDIGGAIITGGGRAFVAGADIRELAGQTPVVAKARARGGQDVFRRIETCSKPVVAAVNGFALGGGCELAMACHIRIASDQAKFGQPEVKLGLCPGYGGTQRLPRLVGKGRALQLLLTGETIDANEAFRIGLVNRVVHAAELMNTARELIRQILANGPLAVALCIEAADRGMEMSLDEGLLLEANHFGLLAASEDTREGTAAFLEKRAPSFKGK; encoded by the coding sequence ATGACCTACCAATACCTGACCTTCGAGGTCGCGGAGAGAATCGCGACCGTCACGATCAACCGCCCGGACAAGCTCAACGCGCTGAACAGCGCTACCCTCGGCGAGCTCAGCCACGCCATCGACGACATCCGCATCCGGGACGACATCGGCGGCGCGATCATCACCGGCGGGGGACGCGCGTTCGTCGCGGGCGCTGACATTCGCGAGCTGGCCGGCCAGACGCCCGTCGTGGCCAAGGCGCGCGCTCGCGGCGGACAGGACGTATTCCGCCGGATCGAGACGTGCTCCAAGCCCGTCGTCGCGGCCGTCAACGGCTTCGCCCTCGGCGGCGGCTGCGAGCTGGCGATGGCGTGCCACATCCGCATCGCGTCCGACCAGGCGAAGTTCGGCCAGCCCGAGGTCAAGCTCGGACTCTGTCCCGGTTACGGCGGAACGCAGCGGCTTCCAAGACTCGTGGGCAAAGGGCGCGCGCTCCAGCTTCTGCTCACAGGCGAGACGATCGACGCGAACGAGGCGTTCAGGATCGGGCTGGTGAATCGCGTCGTCCACGCCGCCGAGCTGATGAACACCGCCCGCGAGCTGATCAGGCAGATTCTCGCTAACGGCCCGCTCGCGGTCGCGCTGTGCATCGAGGCGGCCGACCGCGGCATGGAGATGTCGCTCGACGAGGGGCTGCTGCTCGAGGCCAACCACTTCGGCCTGCTGGCCGCCAGCGAAGACACGCGGGAAGGCACCGCGGCTTTCCTGGAGAAGCGCGCGCCGTCGTTCAAGGGGAAGTGA
- the recF gene encoding DNA replication and repair protein RecF (All proteins in this family for which functions are known are DNA-binding proteins that assist the filamentation of RecA onto DNA for the initiation of recombination or recombinational repair.), with protein sequence MSQEGADDPAVAVSSISLIGFRNLARAKIDIPRSGAVLIGENGHGKTNFLEALYYLQLLRSFRGALDVDVVGFGEDGFHLGASVEVGSASTSLSIGFERASRRKKATIDGKKPPRLSDAFGHVPTVLFSPRDAQLVSGGPSERRRYLDIMLAATSRRYLHALHSYRLALQQRNSALRAAMRGGGSEAEIEVWEPAMAEHGAVLVDARAEWSGLRAGEFGELCAAIGETDGTTLRYRARLAGTGDTRAALAASLAEHRAIDLRRGITHAGPHRDELVLELGGREMREFASAGQQRTGAIALRMLEAATLRESRGAKPVLLLDDPFAELDSRRSAAILALLASSGFGQTFLCVPKAEEIPAELSRVQRWSIRAGSITR encoded by the coding sequence GTGAGTCAGGAGGGCGCGGACGATCCCGCGGTAGCCGTCTCCTCCATCTCACTGATCGGCTTCCGGAACCTGGCCCGCGCGAAAATCGATATCCCGCGATCCGGCGCCGTGCTGATCGGCGAGAACGGCCACGGGAAGACGAACTTCCTCGAGGCGCTGTACTACCTCCAGCTGCTGCGCTCTTTCAGGGGCGCGCTCGACGTCGACGTCGTGGGCTTCGGCGAGGACGGCTTTCACCTGGGAGCGTCGGTCGAGGTTGGCAGCGCGTCCACCTCGCTGTCGATCGGGTTCGAACGCGCGTCGCGCCGCAAGAAAGCCACGATCGACGGGAAGAAGCCGCCGCGGCTGAGCGACGCGTTCGGCCACGTGCCAACGGTGCTGTTCTCTCCCCGCGACGCGCAGCTCGTCTCCGGCGGGCCGAGCGAGCGTCGGCGGTACCTCGACATCATGCTCGCCGCGACGTCGCGCAGGTACCTGCACGCGCTGCACAGCTATCGCCTGGCGCTGCAGCAGAGAAACTCCGCGCTGCGCGCGGCCATGCGCGGCGGCGGCAGCGAAGCCGAGATCGAGGTGTGGGAGCCGGCGATGGCGGAGCACGGCGCGGTGCTGGTGGATGCGCGCGCGGAATGGAGCGGGCTGCGCGCCGGCGAGTTCGGCGAGCTGTGCGCCGCTATCGGCGAGACCGACGGCACGACGCTGCGGTACCGCGCCCGGCTCGCGGGCACGGGCGACACGCGCGCCGCGCTGGCGGCATCGCTCGCGGAGCACCGGGCCATCGATCTTCGCCGCGGAATCACGCACGCCGGGCCGCACCGGGACGAGCTGGTGCTCGAGCTGGGCGGGCGGGAGATGCGCGAGTTCGCGTCGGCGGGGCAGCAGCGCACGGGCGCGATCGCGCTCCGGATGCTCGAGGCCGCGACGCTGCGCGAGAGCCGCGGCGCGAAGCCAGTCTTGTTGCTCGACGATCCGTTCGCCGAGCTGGACTCCCGCCGGTCCGCCGCCATCCTCGCGCTGCTCGCGAGCAGCGGATTCGGGCAGACATTCCTGTGCGTGCCGAAAGCGGAGGAGATTCCGGCGGAGCTGTCGCGCGTTCAGCGTTGGAGTATTCGGGCGGGGTCGATCACGCGTTAG
- a CDS encoding DUF721 domain-containing protein: MAEQRKKSRPAPISDSVSTYLKKSGLERRVDDAGAVTAWPKLVGKQIAAVTEPLYVTADGTLLVAVKTNAWMSELSLLEPEILRSLNSRKDRKTVKKIRFRLKR; this comes from the coding sequence ATGGCCGAGCAGCGAAAGAAATCCCGACCCGCCCCCATCTCCGACTCGGTCTCGACTTACCTCAAGAAATCCGGCCTCGAACGCCGCGTGGACGACGCCGGCGCCGTGACCGCCTGGCCCAAGCTCGTCGGCAAGCAGATCGCGGCCGTAACCGAGCCGCTGTACGTCACTGCCGACGGCACTTTGCTGGTCGCCGTGAAGACCAATGCGTGGATGTCGGAGCTGTCGCTGCTGGAGCCCGAAATCCTGCGCTCGCTCAACTCGCGAAAGGACCGCAAGACGGTCAAAAAAATACGTTTTCGACTCAAGCGATAA
- the gyrB gene encoding DNA topoisomerase (ATP-hydrolyzing) subunit B produces the protein MAKTLTAEPTASYDAGQIQVLKGLEAVRKRPGMYIGSTSGRGLHHLVYEVVDNSIDEALAGYAHEIGVWIHPDNSITVEDDGRGIPVDLHPIEKIPGVELAMTVLHAGGKFDKSSYKVSGGLHGVGVSVVNALSEQLKVWVKRGGKEHYMDFVRGHTKTKLEVRGKIGKETGTKVWFKPDPEIFTELNYEYAMLATRLRELSFLNKGVTITLRDEREGQEKEEVFHAEGGLREMVRYLNINRKPLHQEIVYIEAERDDIGIEIAFQYNDGYNDNVFSFVNNVNTHEGGTHLTGFKSALTRTINAYAAKGNALKKADFTLTGDDVREGLTAVLSIKIREPQFEGQTKTKLGNSEAEGAVKTVVNEQLSSYLEEHPRVANIVIEKAVASARAREAARKARDLTRKKSALDVGNLPGKLADCSLSDPRLCEIYLVEGDSAGGSAKQGRDRSFQAILPLRGKILNVEKARIDKVFSNEEIRTIITAIGAGIKEDFTLENARYHKIILMTDADVDGAHIRTLLLTFFYRQMPQLIEAGFIYIAQPPLYRVAKGREEYYAYNEEERTELTNRLGNGEGRASVGIQRYKGLGEMNPSQLWKTTMDPDTRTILKVEIEDAVQADMLFQTLMGDEVEPRRLFIEQNAKFVSNLDI, from the coding sequence ATGGCGAAGACTCTGACCGCGGAGCCGACGGCCAGTTACGACGCAGGCCAGATCCAGGTACTCAAGGGACTGGAGGCCGTTCGTAAGCGCCCCGGCATGTACATCGGCTCGACGTCGGGCCGTGGTCTTCACCATCTCGTGTACGAGGTCGTCGACAACTCGATCGACGAAGCGCTCGCGGGCTACGCGCACGAGATCGGCGTGTGGATTCACCCCGACAACTCGATCACGGTCGAGGACGACGGCCGCGGAATTCCGGTCGACCTGCATCCCATCGAGAAGATCCCCGGCGTCGAGCTGGCGATGACGGTGCTGCACGCCGGCGGAAAGTTTGACAAGTCGAGCTACAAGGTGTCGGGCGGTCTGCACGGCGTCGGCGTGTCCGTCGTCAATGCGCTGTCCGAGCAGCTCAAGGTGTGGGTCAAGCGCGGTGGGAAGGAGCACTACATGGACTTCGTGCGTGGCCACACGAAAACCAAGCTCGAGGTGCGCGGAAAGATCGGTAAGGAGACCGGCACCAAGGTCTGGTTCAAGCCGGACCCGGAGATCTTCACCGAGCTCAACTACGAGTACGCCATGCTCGCCACGCGGCTGCGCGAGCTGTCGTTCCTGAACAAAGGCGTCACGATCACGCTGAGGGACGAGCGCGAGGGCCAGGAGAAGGAAGAAGTCTTCCACGCCGAGGGCGGGCTCAGGGAGATGGTGCGGTACCTGAACATCAACCGGAAGCCGCTGCACCAGGAGATCGTGTACATCGAGGCCGAGCGCGACGACATCGGGATCGAGATCGCCTTCCAGTACAACGACGGCTACAACGACAACGTGTTCTCGTTCGTGAACAACGTGAACACGCACGAGGGTGGGACGCATCTCACCGGCTTCAAGTCGGCGCTCACGCGCACGATCAACGCGTACGCGGCCAAGGGCAACGCGCTCAAGAAAGCCGACTTCACGCTCACGGGCGACGACGTGCGCGAGGGGCTCACGGCCGTGCTGTCGATCAAGATTCGCGAGCCGCAGTTCGAGGGTCAGACCAAGACCAAGCTCGGCAACTCCGAGGCGGAGGGCGCGGTCAAGACCGTCGTCAACGAGCAGCTTTCCTCGTATCTCGAAGAGCATCCGCGCGTCGCCAACATCGTCATCGAGAAGGCGGTCGCGTCCGCGCGCGCGCGCGAAGCGGCGAGAAAGGCGCGCGACCTGACGCGCAAGAAGTCGGCGCTCGACGTCGGCAACCTGCCAGGCAAGCTGGCCGACTGCTCGCTATCGGACCCGCGGCTGTGCGAGATCTATCTGGTGGAGGGCGACAGCGCCGGCGGCTCCGCCAAGCAGGGTCGCGACCGCTCCTTCCAGGCGATTCTGCCGCTCCGCGGCAAGATCCTGAACGTGGAGAAGGCGCGCATCGACAAGGTGTTCTCCAACGAGGAGATCCGGACGATCATCACCGCGATCGGCGCGGGGATCAAGGAGGACTTCACGCTCGAGAACGCGCGCTACCACAAGATCATCCTGATGACGGACGCCGACGTGGACGGCGCGCACATCCGCACGCTGTTGCTGACGTTCTTCTACCGGCAGATGCCGCAGCTCATCGAGGCGGGCTTCATCTACATCGCGCAGCCGCCGCTGTACCGCGTGGCGAAGGGTCGCGAGGAGTACTACGCGTACAACGAAGAGGAGCGCACCGAGCTCACCAACCGCCTAGGCAACGGCGAGGGCCGCGCGTCGGTGGGAATCCAGCGGTACAAGGGTCTGGGAGAGATGAACCCGAGCCAGCTCTGGAAGACGACGATGGATCCCGACACGCGCACGATTCTCAAGGTGGAGATCGAGGACGCCGTGCAGGCGGACATGCTCTTCCAGACGCTGATGGGCGACGAGGTCGAGCCGCGGCGGCTGTTCATCGAGCAGAACGCAAAGTTCGTATCGAATCTGGACATCTAA
- a CDS encoding thymidine phosphorylase gives MIVTRVIERKRDGGRVTPEEWRALTRGYAAGTIPDYQMASLLMAIFLRGMDKAETAALTDAMIESGARLDLSHIPLPRIDKHSTGGVGDKVSLLLAPLIASLGVAVPMMSGRGLGHTGGTLDKLESIPGFRTKLTLDEVRAQIEQLGCALFGQSEEIAPADRKMYALRSATSTVEAIPLIASSIMSKKLAESLTGLVLDVKRGSGAFIQATEMELAKAMIELGHEHGCPVVALATAMDRPLGRACGNALEVEEAIAGLHDEGPDDLMEVTYALGAEMLVLADVAETHLDARDMMRQAIESGRAAEKFQRIIEAQGGNPRIVDDPALLPQASAVEIFSAVHDGTVHKVEPRTIGHGLVSLGAGRVRVDDDIDPSVGFVITAKPGDQVKKGEPLATVFAGDDEGLRKGLDVLARAIIIGQGPATALPLISHRVTMSGVEDLVG, from the coding sequence ATGATCGTCACCAGAGTCATAGAGCGCAAACGCGACGGCGGACGCGTCACCCCGGAAGAGTGGCGCGCGCTGACGCGGGGCTACGCCGCCGGGACGATTCCCGATTACCAGATGGCGTCGCTGCTCATGGCGATCTTCCTGCGCGGCATGGACAAGGCGGAGACGGCCGCGCTGACCGACGCGATGATCGAGAGCGGCGCGCGGCTGGACCTGTCGCACATCCCGCTGCCGAGGATCGACAAGCACTCCACGGGCGGAGTCGGCGACAAGGTCTCTCTGCTGCTCGCGCCGCTCATCGCATCGCTGGGAGTGGCCGTGCCCATGATGTCGGGGCGTGGGCTCGGGCATACCGGCGGCACGCTCGACAAGCTCGAGTCCATTCCCGGGTTCCGGACCAAGCTCACGCTCGACGAAGTGCGCGCGCAGATCGAGCAGCTCGGCTGCGCGCTGTTCGGGCAGTCGGAGGAGATCGCGCCGGCGGACCGGAAGATGTACGCGCTGCGCAGCGCGACTTCCACGGTGGAAGCGATTCCACTGATCGCGTCGAGCATAATGAGCAAGAAGCTCGCGGAGAGCCTCACCGGGCTCGTGCTCGACGTGAAGCGCGGCTCGGGCGCGTTCATCCAGGCGACGGAGATGGAGCTGGCGAAGGCGATGATCGAGCTGGGGCACGAGCACGGCTGCCCCGTGGTGGCGCTGGCGACGGCGATGGATCGTCCGCTCGGCCGCGCGTGCGGCAACGCGTTGGAGGTGGAGGAGGCGATAGCCGGCCTGCACGACGAGGGGCCGGACGATCTGATGGAGGTGACTTACGCGCTCGGCGCGGAGATGCTGGTGCTGGCGGACGTCGCGGAGACGCATCTCGACGCGCGCGACATGATGCGGCAGGCGATCGAGTCGGGGCGCGCGGCGGAGAAGTTTCAGCGGATCATCGAGGCACAGGGTGGCAACCCGCGCATAGTGGACGATCCGGCGCTACTGCCGCAGGCGAGCGCGGTGGAGATTTTTTCCGCGGTGCACGACGGCACGGTGCACAAGGTGGAGCCGCGGACGATCGGGCATGGGCTGGTGAGTCTCGGCGCGGGGCGGGTGCGCGTGGACGACGACATCGATCCGAGCGTGGGCTTCGTGATCACGGCCAAGCCGGGGGATCAGGTGAAGAAGGGCGAGCCGCTCGCTACCGTGTTCGCGGGCGACGACGAAGGATTGCGGAAAGGGCTGGACGTGCTGGCGCGCGCGATCATCATCGGGCAGGGCCCGGCGACTGCGCTGCCACTCATCTCGCACCGCGTAACCATGAGCGGGGTGGAAGACTTGGTGGGCTGA
- a CDS encoding YtxH domain-containing protein has translation MADNANSPRDDTDDGMFEVEGHPFSETRDLGKMATIIAGVAVGAMIGAGAALLLAPGSGEDTRAAITRRVRKVTRRERGVWKSLARAMDDAAHEVAARSRVRRVKAEAAAAAVKAAT, from the coding sequence ATGGCTGACAACGCTAACTCCCCGCGCGACGACACGGACGACGGGATGTTCGAGGTCGAGGGTCATCCGTTCAGCGAGACCAGGGACCTCGGAAAGATGGCTACAATAATCGCCGGCGTAGCCGTCGGGGCAATGATCGGCGCGGGCGCGGCGCTGCTGCTGGCGCCCGGGAGCGGCGAGGACACACGCGCGGCTATCACGCGGCGCGTACGGAAGGTGACGCGGCGGGAGCGGGGAGTCTGGAAGTCGCTGGCGCGCGCGATGGACGACGCCGCGCACGAGGTAGCCGCCCGGTCCCGCGTCCGGCGGGTGAAAGCGGAGGCGGCGGCTGCCGCGGTGAAGGCGGCGACTTAG
- a CDS encoding response regulator: protein MESKGKTVLLVEDNEDNRIVYSTILRHFGYEVSEALNGEEGIAKARAQKPDLILMDISIPIIDGWEATQILKHDPDTKHIPIIALTAHALASDREKAMEVGCDGYLAKPCEPRAVVAEVQRFLGRSNGQ, encoded by the coding sequence ATGGAATCGAAAGGTAAGACCGTCCTTCTGGTCGAGGACAACGAAGACAACCGCATCGTTTATTCCACGATACTGCGCCACTTCGGCTACGAGGTGTCGGAAGCGTTGAATGGCGAGGAAGGCATCGCCAAGGCCCGGGCCCAGAAGCCCGATCTGATACTCATGGACATCAGCATTCCCATCATCGACGGGTGGGAGGCCACGCAGATCCTGAAGCACGATCCCGACACGAAGCACATACCGATCATCGCGCTCACCGCCCACGCTCTGGCGTCGGACCGGGAGAAGGCAATGGAGGTCGGCTGCGACGGATATCTGGCCAAGCCCTGCGAGCCGCGCGCGGTCGTTGCTGAGGTACAGCGGTTCCTCGGGCGTAGCAATGGCCAGTGA
- a CDS encoding diguanylate cyclase, which translates to MASEERRPPDADSILVVDDQEDNVELLRARLVARGYYVRTATDGQQALDLIRESPPDLVLLDVMMPKMSGIEVVRRIKSDESLPFIAVIMQTALDSTENRVEGLDAGADDYITKPINFAELEARVRSMLRIKRLQEDLESRERELEEMNDRLRRVSQTDGLTGLDNRRYLEERLHEMFEHSLRLHEPLSVVMCDIDHFKSVNDTYGHLAGDAILRQFADLISEQAREIDRVGRYGGEEFLIILPGTVLDAAVTFAERVREEIGNHVFVYEAERIKRTVSCGVAAWPHPLISSRDQLIRSADDALYVAKERGRDRVVRFDSEEFKAHSTPPEPAHPGVAASVHTGS; encoded by the coding sequence ATGGCCAGTGAGGAACGCCGGCCGCCGGACGCCGACTCGATCCTCGTCGTAGACGATCAGGAAGACAACGTAGAGCTTCTCCGCGCCCGCCTGGTCGCGCGCGGCTACTACGTACGCACTGCCACCGACGGCCAGCAGGCGCTCGATCTGATCAGGGAAAGCCCGCCGGATCTCGTCCTGCTCGACGTCATGATGCCGAAGATGAGCGGCATCGAGGTCGTCCGCCGCATCAAGAGCGACGAGAGCCTTCCGTTCATAGCCGTGATCATGCAGACGGCGCTCGATTCCACGGAAAACCGCGTCGAAGGGCTCGACGCGGGCGCCGACGACTACATCACCAAACCCATCAACTTCGCGGAGCTGGAAGCGAGAGTCCGCTCCATGCTCCGGATCAAGCGGCTGCAGGAGGATCTGGAGAGCCGGGAGCGCGAGCTGGAGGAGATGAACGACCGGCTCCGGCGGGTATCGCAGACGGACGGGCTCACCGGCCTGGACAACCGTCGCTACCTCGAGGAGCGGCTGCACGAGATGTTCGAGCACTCGCTACGCCTGCACGAGCCCCTCTCGGTCGTCATGTGCGACATCGACCACTTCAAGAGCGTCAACGACACGTACGGGCACCTGGCGGGAGACGCCATTTTGCGCCAGTTTGCCGACCTCATATCGGAGCAGGCCCGGGAGATCGACCGGGTCGGTCGCTACGGCGGCGAGGAGTTCCTGATAATTCTGCCCGGCACGGTGCTGGACGCCGCGGTGACGTTCGCCGAGCGCGTCCGGGAGGAGATCGGGAACCACGTGTTCGTCTACGAGGCTGAGCGGATCAAGCGCACGGTCAGCTGCGGAGTCGCGGCCTGGCCGCACCCGCTGATCTCGTCGCGCGACCAGCTGATCCGGTCCGCGGACGATGCCCTGTACGTCGCCAAGGAGCGGGGCCGCGACAGAGTGGTACGTTTCGACAGTGAGGAATTCAAAGCGCATTCCACGCCGCCCGAGCCGGCCCACCCCGGCGTCGCGGCATCGGTGCATACCGGCAGCTGA
- the ligA gene encoding NAD-dependent DNA ligase LigA, whose protein sequence is MPGTPAARAAELRDALTRASHEYYVLDRPRMADAEYDRLFRELQRIEEQHPELRTADSPTRRVGAPPAAQLAKYEHLVPMLSLGNAFDDDELRAWEQRLVRLAGDDALRSGYTTELKIDGAAVSLTYTGGILVNGATRGNGSVGEVVTSNIRTVRDVPLKLAAGAPAGTLEIRGEIYIPFSAFEEMNAARAREGDSLFANPRNAAAGSLRQLDPAVTASRPLRFFGYTVAAPGIALPFQTQWEVLDALESWGVPVAPHRRRCKTIDEVFTWAHKLEHELRASLDFAIDGGVVKVDSFRVQEELGVVGGREPRWAIARKFAPDIAETTLVAIEVNVGRTGALNPYARLEPVEISGAIVKLATLHNEDFVKQRDLRVGDRVQVKRAGEVIPQVIAPVTTARTGAERPWAMPTRCPRCNTPAIREEGEALSYCPNVACPGRRVEGLVHFASRGAMDIRGLSYARIEQLIEAGLVRDAADLYLLTPEQLLELDGYAAKSAATLVKAIGASRAQPLSRLLYGLGIRHVGEAAAQLLARHFSDLDSLAAAGGEEIGKIRGIGSVIAQAVVDFFADPSAREEIEKLRTAGVNFIEPRPAVTGTALAGKTVVVTGTLPTLSRKAATDLIEAHGGRVTSSVSKATSFVVAGEEAGGKLDRARTLGVEIVDEAELLRRVASEG, encoded by the coding sequence GTGCCAGGGACGCCGGCGGCCCGGGCCGCTGAGCTCCGCGACGCGCTGACGCGCGCGTCGCACGAGTACTACGTGCTCGACCGTCCGCGGATGGCGGATGCCGAGTACGATCGCCTGTTCCGCGAGCTCCAACGGATCGAGGAGCAGCACCCCGAGCTGCGCACCGCGGACTCGCCCACGCGGCGCGTCGGCGCTCCCCCCGCGGCCCAGCTCGCCAAGTACGAGCACCTGGTGCCGATGCTCTCGCTCGGCAACGCCTTCGACGACGACGAGCTGCGCGCGTGGGAGCAGCGGCTGGTCCGGCTCGCCGGCGACGACGCGCTGCGCTCGGGCTACACCACCGAGCTCAAGATCGACGGCGCGGCCGTGAGCCTCACTTACACCGGCGGCATCCTGGTGAACGGCGCCACGCGCGGGAACGGCTCCGTCGGCGAGGTGGTCACGAGCAATATCCGCACTGTGCGGGACGTGCCGCTCAAGCTTGCCGCCGGCGCGCCGGCGGGGACGCTGGAGATTCGCGGCGAGATCTACATTCCGTTCAGCGCCTTCGAGGAGATGAACGCGGCCCGCGCGCGCGAGGGCGATTCCCTCTTCGCTAATCCGCGCAATGCCGCCGCGGGCTCGCTGCGGCAGCTCGATCCGGCGGTGACGGCGTCGCGCCCGCTCCGCTTCTTCGGCTATACCGTCGCGGCCCCCGGCATCGCGCTACCGTTCCAGACACAGTGGGAGGTGCTCGACGCGCTCGAGAGCTGGGGCGTCCCGGTCGCGCCGCACCGCAGGCGCTGCAAGACCATCGACGAAGTATTCACATGGGCCCACAAGCTCGAGCACGAACTGCGCGCGTCGCTCGATTTTGCCATCGACGGCGGCGTCGTGAAGGTCGACTCGTTCCGCGTGCAGGAGGAGCTGGGCGTCGTGGGCGGTCGCGAGCCGCGCTGGGCAATCGCGCGGAAATTCGCGCCCGACATCGCCGAGACGACCCTGGTCGCGATCGAGGTGAACGTCGGACGCACCGGCGCGCTCAATCCTTACGCGAGGCTCGAGCCGGTGGAGATCAGCGGCGCGATCGTGAAGCTCGCGACCCTGCACAACGAGGACTTCGTCAAGCAGCGCGATCTGCGGGTGGGCGACCGCGTGCAGGTAAAGCGCGCGGGCGAGGTGATTCCGCAGGTGATCGCGCCCGTTACCACGGCGCGGACCGGTGCCGAGCGGCCGTGGGCGATGCCGACGCGCTGCCCGCGCTGCAACACGCCCGCGATCCGCGAGGAGGGCGAGGCGCTGTCGTACTGCCCGAACGTGGCCTGCCCCGGGCGCAGAGTCGAGGGGCTGGTTCACTTCGCGTCCCGCGGCGCGATGGACATACGGGGGCTGTCCTACGCCCGCATCGAGCAGCTGATCGAAGCCGGCCTGGTGCGCGATGCCGCGGACCTCTACCTGCTCACGCCGGAGCAGCTCCTCGAGCTCGACGGCTACGCCGCGAAGAGCGCGGCCACGCTCGTCAAGGCGATCGGCGCCTCCCGCGCACAGCCCCTGTCGCGGCTGCTGTACGGCCTCGGCATCCGTCACGTGGGAGAGGCGGCGGCACAGCTGCTCGCGCGCCACTTCAGCGATCTCGACTCGCTGGCAGCGGCCGGTGGCGAGGAGATCGGGAAGATCCGCGGCATAGGCTCGGTCATCGCGCAGGCCGTCGTGGATTTCTTCGCCGACCCGAGCGCGCGCGAAGAGATCGAGAAGCTCCGGACCGCCGGCGTCAACTTCATCGAGCCGCGCCCCGCGGTTACGGGGACCGCGCTCGCGGGGAAGACCGTCGTGGTGACCGGTACGCTCCCGACTCTGTCCCGCAAAGCCGCCACGGATCTCATCGAAGCGCACGGCGGACGCGTCACCAGCTCGGTCTCGAAGGCGACGAGCTTCGTCGTCGCGGGCGAGGAGGCCGGAGGCAAGCTCGACAGGGCGCGCACGCTCGGCGTCGAGATCGTGGATGAGGCCGAGCTCTTGCGGCGCGTGGCGTCGGAGGGATAG
- a CDS encoding phosphoribosyltransferase family protein: protein MSPRRYTVDPSKGVLHVEWPLFGELSRALALKVARSYDPEIVLGVATAGVVPGAVVAAILHREFHSIVVSRSLAAESVRETPQVLSAAPPAVRGKRVLIVDETCDEGDTMRLAVGAVVNAGAAEVRTAVSFKTGSYVPDFHALETESTIVLPWDREVLVNGELVPNPLYEDAIQAPGTFQEESGP from the coding sequence ATGTCTCCACGCCGTTATACAGTCGATCCATCCAAGGGTGTCCTCCACGTCGAGTGGCCCCTCTTCGGCGAGCTGTCGCGCGCGCTGGCCCTCAAGGTCGCGCGCAGCTACGACCCCGAGATCGTCCTCGGCGTCGCCACGGCCGGCGTCGTGCCGGGTGCTGTGGTCGCGGCGATTCTGCACCGTGAATTCCACTCGATCGTGGTGAGCCGCAGTCTGGCCGCCGAGTCGGTGCGGGAGACGCCGCAGGTTCTGTCAGCCGCACCGCCGGCGGTACGCGGCAAGCGGGTGCTGATCGTGGACGAGACGTGCGACGAGGGGGACACGATGCGGTTGGCGGTCGGAGCGGTAGTCAACGCGGGCGCGGCTGAGGTTCGAACGGCGGTGAGCTTCAAGACCGGGTCGTACGTTCCGGATTTTCACGCGCTGGAAACGGAGAGTACGATCGTGCTGCCGTGGGACCGGGAGGTCCTGGTGAACGGAGAGCTTGTGCCAAATCCTCTGTATGAGGATGCGATACAGGCTCCTGGAACATTCCAGGAGGAATCCGGGCCGTGA